A genomic stretch from Arthrobacter sp. KBS0702 includes:
- a CDS encoding ABC transporter substrate-binding protein — MAMNLDRRNFLGLAGASAGAAALAACGGPSTSGGGATSGASDIDFNGVKPAGSFDFWTSHPGKSQDVEKAIIDKFQAKYPDIKVNLVTAGANYEEIAQKFQTSQAAKSALPGLVVLSDVWWFRYYTNGNIIPLDGLIKQLDFKLDDFQKSLVADYQYADKQWALPYGRSTPLFYYNKDHFKAAGLPDRAPKTWQEFGEWAPKLKAASGASYAYMYPALAGYAGWTLQNNLWGWGGSWSNGWDINCDSAESVAALQWAQDSVYKDKWAGVSSKNAADDFAAGIASATISSTGDLLGVLKSAKFNVGVGFLPGGPKKDTGVCPTGGAGLGIPSGVSKEVQLAAATFLKFMTEPESTAAFSAATGYMPTRTSADMGAVLAKTPQIKTAMDQLAVTHVQDNARVFLPGADQEMAKAAAKILTQQGDVKATMTELKGTLEGIYTKDVKPKLKS, encoded by the coding sequence ATGGCCATGAACCTTGACCGCAGAAACTTCCTTGGACTGGCCGGCGCCAGCGCCGGCGCAGCAGCGCTGGCTGCCTGCGGAGGACCGTCGACCAGCGGAGGTGGCGCCACCAGCGGCGCGTCCGACATCGACTTCAACGGCGTGAAGCCGGCCGGTTCGTTCGATTTCTGGACCAGCCACCCGGGCAAGTCCCAGGACGTGGAAAAGGCCATCATCGACAAGTTCCAGGCGAAGTACCCGGACATCAAGGTCAACCTGGTGACCGCCGGCGCCAACTACGAGGAAATCGCGCAGAAGTTCCAGACCTCACAGGCTGCCAAGTCCGCACTCCCCGGACTGGTTGTGCTCTCGGATGTGTGGTGGTTCCGGTACTACACCAACGGCAACATCATCCCGCTGGACGGGCTGATCAAGCAGTTGGACTTCAAGCTCGACGACTTCCAGAAGTCCCTCGTGGCCGACTACCAGTACGCCGACAAGCAGTGGGCCCTCCCCTACGGCCGTTCCACCCCACTCTTCTACTACAACAAGGACCACTTCAAGGCTGCCGGCCTGCCGGACCGCGCGCCGAAGACCTGGCAGGAGTTCGGCGAGTGGGCTCCCAAGCTCAAGGCCGCTTCCGGCGCCAGCTACGCCTACATGTACCCGGCCCTGGCCGGCTACGCCGGCTGGACGCTCCAGAACAACCTGTGGGGCTGGGGCGGCAGCTGGTCCAACGGCTGGGACATCAATTGCGACTCCGCCGAATCCGTGGCAGCGCTGCAGTGGGCACAGGATTCCGTCTACAAGGACAAGTGGGCGGGCGTCTCCTCCAAGAACGCCGCCGACGACTTTGCCGCCGGGATTGCCTCCGCCACGATCTCGTCCACCGGCGACCTGCTCGGGGTGCTGAAGTCCGCGAAATTCAACGTGGGCGTCGGCTTCCTGCCGGGCGGCCCCAAGAAGGACACCGGCGTCTGCCCCACCGGCGGCGCCGGACTCGGCATCCCCAGCGGCGTGAGCAAGGAAGTCCAGCTCGCGGCTGCGACCTTCCTGAAGTTCATGACGGAGCCGGAGAGCACGGCGGCGTTCTCGGCAGCCACCGGCTACATGCCGACGCGCACTTCGGCTGACATGGGTGCCGTGCTGGCCAAGACGCCGCAGATCAAGACGGCCATGGACCAGCTCGCTGTCACCCATGTCCAGGACAACGCCCGCGTGTTCCTGCCGGGCGCCGACCAGGAAATGGCCAAGGCGGCCGCGAAGATCCTCACCCAGCAGGGCGACGTCAAGGCCACCATGACCGAGCTCAAGGGCACCCTGGAGGGCATCTACACCAAGGACGTGAAGCCCAAGCTGAAGAGCTAG
- the map gene encoding type I methionyl aminopeptidase, whose protein sequence is MAFGQTRIEYKTNAQMRTMQEAGLVLSRALDAAVAAAVPGVTTRDLDAVFAGVLQEAGAKSNFLGYHGFPATICTSVNEEVVHGIPGDRVLQDGDIISIDGGAIVDGWHSDSARTVIVGTADPEDQRLSDVTEAAMWHGIAALATGKFVGDIGNAVDDYVSSVPGKPLGILEDYVGHGIGSEMHMAPDVLNYRTGHRGAKIRPGLCLAIEPMLVRGSIDTAVLEDDWTVVTTDGKRSCQWEHSVAVHEKGIWVLSAPDGGAAKLAPLGVVPVPIP, encoded by the coding sequence ATGGCATTCGGCCAGACCCGCATTGAATACAAGACCAACGCCCAGATGCGGACCATGCAGGAAGCCGGACTGGTCCTCAGCCGGGCCCTGGACGCCGCCGTCGCGGCCGCCGTTCCCGGCGTCACCACCCGGGACCTGGACGCCGTGTTCGCCGGCGTGCTGCAGGAGGCAGGGGCGAAGTCCAACTTCCTGGGCTACCACGGCTTCCCGGCCACCATCTGCACGTCCGTGAACGAGGAAGTGGTGCACGGCATCCCGGGCGACCGCGTCCTGCAGGACGGGGACATCATCTCGATCGACGGCGGCGCGATCGTGGACGGCTGGCACTCGGACTCGGCCCGGACCGTCATCGTGGGCACGGCCGACCCCGAGGACCAGCGGCTCTCGGACGTCACCGAGGCGGCCATGTGGCACGGCATCGCTGCGCTGGCCACCGGCAAGTTCGTTGGCGACATCGGCAACGCCGTGGACGACTACGTCTCCTCGGTCCCCGGCAAGCCGCTCGGCATCCTGGAGGACTACGTAGGACACGGGATTGGCTCGGAGATGCACATGGCCCCGGACGTGCTGAACTACCGCACCGGGCACCGAGGGGCCAAGATCCGCCCGGGGCTGTGCCTGGCCATCGAGCCCATGCTGGTCCGCGGCAGCATTGACACCGCCGTGCTGGAGGACGACTGGACGGTCGTCACCACTGACGGCAAACGCTCCTGCCAGTGGGAGCACTCCGTTGCGGTCCACGAGAAGGGCATCTGGGTGCTCTCCGCCCCCGACGGGGGAGCCGCGAAGCTGGCGCCGCTCGGCGTCGTGCCTGTCCCGATTCCCTAA